AAGATTGCGGCTCTTGGCGGCCAGCGTTGGGTGGAACCTGCGCCACACCATCAAGGACGCAAAATCAGCGCAGTGATCGGTGTGCAAATGGGAGAAAATAACATGCGCATCAGCAGGATCTTGAATTTCTTGAACTGCTGCAAGGACACCTGGGCCCATGTCCATAATCACGGCAGGGGCGTCCGGAGAAGTTAACAGATATCCGGATGCGGGGTTACCTGGAGCGGGCACGCTACCAGAGCTTCCTAGGATGGTCAGTCTCATAAGGATACTGTGCCATGCAATTGAAGATCTCGTGAACTTTTAGGCCAAAATGTGAATATCTAACTACCCCTCCCCATTTCGAGGTAGATCACACACCTGGGATTATCCTTCGTTTTGCCTCACTTGGGACACAATTGGCCCTAAGAATCGGCGGCTTAATTGCGCAAAGATGTCTGGATCGCCTGTCGATTCAAAGCTGTAGGTGGGTTCTGGATGCATTTCAGGATCAGCCAAAAGATCCTGCTGGCTCAAGATACGCAAAACATCTTTGGCTGTTTCTTCGGCACTAGACACGAGGCTGACGTGATCCCCCATTGCTAACTGGATAACACCAGAAAGAAGTGGATAGTGAGTACATCCAAGCACCAAAGTATCCACGCCTTCTGCCTGCAAAGGTTCCAAATAATCCTCCGCAATATTAAGGATCTGCCTACCACTAGTGATTCCGCGTTCCACAAAATCCACAAACCGCGGGCATGCCACCGCACTGACCTCAATAGAAGGACTAGCCGAAAAAAGATCCTGATAAGCACCGGAGTTAATTGTTCCAACCGTGCCAATCACCCCCACTTTGCCATTGCGGGTAGACGCCACGGCACGCCTTACTGCAGGAAGAATGACCTCCACTACCGGCACACTGTATCGTTCACGAGCATCACGAAGAAACGCCGCAGATGCCGTGTTGCACGCAATGACGATCATTTTGCATCCACGCTCTACCAACTCATCAGCAATCCGAATCGCATGCTCCCGGACCTTAGCAATCG
Above is a genomic segment from Corynebacterium suranareeae containing:
- the murI gene encoding glutamate racemase, encoding MMATVTDFSGSMIERPIPGADAPIGIFDSGVGGLTVARTIIDQLPHESIIYIGDTANGPYGPLPIAKVREHAIRIADELVERGCKMIVIACNTASAAFLRDARERYSVPVVEVILPAVRRAVASTRNGKVGVIGTVGTINSGAYQDLFSASPSIEVSAVACPRFVDFVERGITSGRQILNIAEDYLEPLQAEGVDTLVLGCTHYPLLSGVIQLAMGDHVSLVSSAEETAKDVLRILSQQDLLADPEMHPEPTYSFESTGDPDIFAQLSRRFLGPIVSQVRQNEG